One region of Pogona vitticeps strain Pit_001003342236 chromosome 1, PviZW2.1, whole genome shotgun sequence genomic DNA includes:
- the GPHB5 gene encoding glycoprotein hormone beta-5, with protein MSGVSIKLATKLQRAFQGFLFLLILASCVSTLRPSSINLRTFIGCAVREFTFLAKKPGCKAMRITTDACWGRCETWEKPVLDPPYIEAHHRVCNYNETQLITVKLPNCAPNVSPFYTYPKAIRCDCSMCLTTSTECETI; from the exons ATGAGCGGCGTGTCCATCAAACTAG CCACGAAGCTCCAGAGGGCATTCCAGGGCTTTCTGTTTCTACTGATCCTAGCCAGCTGTGTCAGCACCCTCAGACCTTCCAGTATCAACCTGCGGACGTTCATTGGCTGTGCCGTGCGTGAATTTACATTCTTGGCCAAGAAGCCAGGTTGCAAGGCAATGCGCATCACCACGGATGCCTGCTGGGGCAGATGTGAGACATGGGAG AAGCCAGTCCTGGATCCCCCTTACATCGAAGCACACCACCGTGTCTGTAACTATAACGAAACTCAGCTGATAACGGTGAAGCTACCAAATTGTGCGCCCAACGTCAGTCCCTTTTACACCTACCCCAAGGCCATCCGGTGTGACTGCAGCATGTGCCTCACCACAAGCACAGAATGCGAGACCATCTGA